A DNA window from Calliphora vicina chromosome 1, idCalVici1.1, whole genome shotgun sequence contains the following coding sequences:
- the LOC135949060 gene encoding facilitated trehalose transporter Tret1-like, with the protein MVSSVQDVIAQRSSSVLNHRYRYQLLAAITVQMLTYAHGIATGWISPTLHKLQSDNSPTNFVVSVEQVSWIGSLFGLGSLSGNIIFGLLLNRIGRKWCMYLIALPFVSAWILIYFSKTYIYLYVARFLSGMTGGGNYVVVPIFISEIADPSIRGALSSMAMLFLSFGIMTGFVLSSHLDYYLNPCIIIIFPIIYLVAATQFPETPQFLLRKQKIDKAREAFKFYKNIPKQENIEATTAKQQEVEENAEFQELKQNVLSSNGESQPLAFKDFVCKDSLKAFFTAFMLMALNQFSGSFAFFNYMSDIFAQTGTDIHPNTCTIVMGVAQITGTCFTMILVDRFGRKMLMLVSSGGMAVGLIGFGLYIQFTSAELKLEYNWLPLVIMTFIILIASIGVIALLFTVIVEILPTKIRAPATSMCMASMSLMVFVALKIFPLLLQNYGLAIVLFSCGGVCVLGWFYLLLCLNETNGKSLDK; encoded by the exons ATGGTTTCAAGTGTTCAAGATGTAATTGCACAGCGCAGCAGCTCTGTGCTGAATCATAGATATCGATATCAGTTGCTGGCTGCTATAACGG TACAAATGTTAACCTATGCCCATGGCATCGCAACTGGTTGGATCTCACCCACACTACACAAGCTGCAGTCTGACAATTCACCCACAAATTTCGTAGTATCCGTTGAGCAGGTCTCCTGGATTGGTTCTCTGTTCGGTTTAGGCTCACTATCTGGAAATATAATATTTGGTTTGTTATTAAATCGTATTGGCAGAAAATGGTGCATGTATTTAATTGCCTTGCCATTTGTG agCGCCtggattttaatatatttctccAAAACTTACATTTATCTGTATGTGGCCAGATTTCTGAGTGGCATGACGGGTGGTGGAAATTACGTGGTGGTGCCGATTTTCATTAGTGAAATTGCAGATCCAAG CATACGTGGAGCTTTATCATCAATGGCCATGTTGTTCTTAAGTTTTGGCATTATGACGGGCTTTGTGCTTTCATCACATCTCGATTATTATCTAAATCCCTGCATTATCATTATATTCCCCATCATATACTTAGTAGCAGCCACACAATTTCCGGAAACACCACAGTTTCTActgagaaaacaaaaaatagataAAGCGCGTGAGGCATTCAAATTCTATAAGAATATACCCAAGCAGGAGAATATTGAAGCGACTACGGCCAAGCAACAGGAGGTGGAGGAAAATGCAGAATTCCAGGAACTTAAGCAAAATGTTTTATCGAGCAATGGCGAATCTCAGCCACTGGCATTTAAAGATTTTG TGTGCAAAGATTCTTTAAAAGCATTTTTCACTGCTTTTATGCTCATGGCTCTGAATCAATTTTCTGGCAGTTTTGCTTTCTTCAACTACATGTCGGACATATTTGCCCAGACAGGTACCGATATTCATCCCAATACCTGCACCATTGTCATGGGAGTGGCCCAAATAACGGGCACTTGTTTCACCATGATATTGGTAGATCGTTTCGGTCGTAAGATGTTAATGCTGGTGTCATCGGGTGGCATGGCTGTGGGTCTAATAGGTTTTGGTCTATACATACAATTTACCTCTGCTGAATTGAAATTGGAATACAATTGGTTGCCTTTGGTTATCATgactttcattattttaattgcCAGCATAGGAGTGATTGCTCTGCTATTCACTGTTATAGTAGAAATTTTACCCACTAAG atcCGTGCACCTGCCACTTCCATGTGTATGGCCTCTATGAGTTTGATGGTGTTTGTCGCCCTGAAAATATTCCCacttttattgcaaaattaCGGTTTAGCCATCGTTCTATTCTCGTGCGGTGGCGTTTGCGTCTTGGGATGGTTTTATCTTTTGCTGTGCCTGAATGAGACTAATGGCAAATCCTTGGATAAATAA